The stretch of DNA ggagggagggagaaatagagaaacattgatatgtgagagagacatcaatcagccagcaacccaggcacatgccctgactgagaattgaactggtgacctttcagtttgcaattTGGCCCTcaatctgagccacaccagtcagggagctTCAACTAAATCTAATTTTGAAATACAAACATATAACAATTGCTCAGTTAAAGGCTTTTAATTCTAATGGCTTTTGAAAAATTATGTCATCTTTTggtctcttccttcccctgtttTTGGTTTCTGTATGATGACTTTTTCACCTATATACACACTACATAAGTgcaatataaaaagtatatttttacatatggGTTTGGCAAAATACACTCACTAATGTATACGACACAGCAGTTTCTAGTCAGAGAGTATCAGATGGAGTAAATTTGAGTTTCACATCATCTTTgatgaaacaaaaatgttttgctttgtgtgCAAATGCCAAATGCCAGGGATGAAGTGTTAGCACCTTCTCACGACTCTCCAGCAATTGCATGTGTGTGCTAGTTCCACATTTTGAAGTGTTCtaatttagcttttattttgCCTGGAGGGTGTTTTTCTGTGTATAACTTtattttcaagtacaattttaGTGCAAGATAACCATGAGCCCCTAAAAGGTTgaaaaattgataaagaaaaggatgtagaaagaaggaaaaaatgactaCAATAAACCTTCATCATATTCACATTATATTTTATGTGCAAACTCTATTTAGTTTCAAATTGTTGTTTATTACCTATATACCATACTTGTTTTCATTGTTCAATTGctgtaccttattttttttaaacctgagaAAATGGTCTGGGTGTCTTGATTTGGAATGGGACAATCACAATGTTTCCCATtctaataaatggattttttttacttaatggcTTTTCACTTTGCAGTCAGTTTTTCCAGGAATAAACATTAAGTCCTTAATAGGGATCAGTGTATCAATCTGTCAGCCAAAACAAAGGCTGTCTGAGGACTAGATTTGGCCAGCAGGATActacatttaatgaaataatagctGCAAAAGTActgtaaaaaatgttaaagtgcTGAACAAGCATGAGGGTGGTTATTCCAGGACTTCCATGGTACAGGGTTGGGGGCAGCACTTCTATTCCTTAGGGACAACCGTGTTTCATTATCATCCCTTTCCTCACAGGTTTTTCTAGCCCTCCCCTTCGTGATCCACAGGGTCTGGAATCAAATTTgaaatttgcccatttctttCTGAGACCAGACAGCTTTGTGAGCCTCCTGGTGAAGCTAGGAACCTGGACGTGGGCTCGTTAATTGTCTGGGTGTTGTGTGGGTCAGTGAACAGAGATTTGGGAGTTAGGAGGTTGGGGTGGGCTCGGGCTTTGGCTGTGCTGCATGGTTTGACTTTAAGGAAATCGCTTAACTTCATTGTACTCAGtgactatttattattattattattattattattctattattaacATTATCAACATTTTGTAAGCCTTAGGCTAAATGAGAAGATCTCTAAGTTTTTTTGCATAAGCAGAATCCTTTAAAGTCAGGcatggtgttctttttttttttttttctttgaaatttagaaACAGATTTTATTAAGATCTGAAATACAGTTCCTAAAATATCAACTTCTCCAGAAAACCGTGGCTACACAATAATGCATTGCCTCTATCATGTTAGAACGTGCATTAGACTCAAATACAAAAACCATGAGACAAACCACCATCCTTCAACAATTAGAGCAAAGATAGAATGCCTAAGGAACAACATAGATGGACTTGCAGAGGATGGGCTGTTTTACTTCaagcaccatttaaaaaaaagagcacaaATGCATGGGTTTTCGGGTATATACATTAAGTTGAACCTTTGGCACTAGGAACCAGGGCATTTTATCACATAGCATTAACACATAATTAGAAAATTGTGTAGTGTCAAAGGGGCAGAACCACCAGCATTTAAGCAGTGTTGTCAACTATGCAAGAAAATGTTCtactgaatgtttcttctttgcctAATTACTGCATACACTGGTAGCAACTTTGAAGTGAGGAAAGGAGCTTGCACTccttatattttctgtttaaaataaaacagaaaaactcaaataCAAGCCCTGttaaacattaataattttaaggAACATCAATTATACAAGAAAAAGACTAAATGAAAAGAGTGTTTACAGATACCAGACATAATAGTTGAGTGGTCAGTAGACCCTCACAGGGCTTTGTGGTGGTACTCAGCAGAAGCCACTTTATAATCACTGGCAGTAAACAGAGATGCAGCATTCTTTGCCAGATACTTTAGGAAATCATGCAAATAACCCAACAATAATGCAAGGCTCTTCTCATCAAGGGGCGTATATGCCAACATTGCCCCAGTTCTTACAAATAATCTCAGTAGGTGTGGTGCGCCATAAACCTGGGACATTGGCGCATCAGGGTAAGCCAAGAGGATTTCAGCATATTGGGGCCTCTCAAATTTGTAGAGCAGCTGAGTGCCCAACATCACATTGAAGTATTCTTTTATTCCTGCAACAACTTCATTCACTGCATATTCCTTATTGTCGACATTTCCTTGTGATCTCTTGCAACTTGCGTACTCTTCTAGAATGGCATCTACATTTTTCTTAGCCGGGAGTTGAAACAGCTGCTTCTGCCTGGTAACTAAGTCCCAGTCCTCAACAAGCCATGGTTTTAGTTCTTCAGGGATCTTCACTTTGACTTCCATTCTATTCTTAAATGTCTCCTCGCTTTCAACAGTGGGGTCAGCCCGGGCCCTTTTCTTCCTAGGTGGCTGAGGGGCTTCGCTGGTACTGCCACCATCTCCGTTTCCAGGAgtcttctgtttattctttctggtCTTCCTCACAGATCCTGAAGGGGGATTATCTGCAGAGCGACCCCCCCATCTGCCTGGGAGGGCTGGTTCCAGATTTTTCTGCTGTGGACCAGCTGTTTTCTTTCCTGATGAGGCCCCTCTCATCTTACTTCTCTGCATATTGCTTCTAGTTGGTTTTTTGAAGTTGTCTTCTTCTGTAGGTTGTTGTCCACGAGTTTGAGAACCCTGCTTTCTGGAACTCATTCAACCCTGTTTTTATTTCAACCAGTAATCCTCTTCCCTCTTGCTCTTCCAAGAACTAGTGTTCTCTCAAATGGAATCTTACAGATCTTTCAGGATGGTCTGGAAGGATGAGGTGGGAGATACAACCCAATATTCTGTAATCAGGATCAGATCTTCTGATCCTTATCATACAGCAAACTTAGCTTTTCTGATAGTGGCCTGAAACGAGAATCCAGTTCATTCCAGCAGCCGACGTGTGATCACTGCCGTCCCTCGAACAGCCATAGTAGGCATGGTGTTCTTATTGTCAACACTTGTTCCTTCATTGAACATCAAAGCCTTACTGAGGACCAGAGACATCATTCTAGGCACTGAGGGTTGAACAGTTAGCCAAAGAGAAAGAATCCTTGCTCTCAGTGAGCTCACATACTTATGGTTGCATCAGAGATAATCTTCCCTGCTTGTTTAATACCTGCTACTACCTGGGTAAATGTATTCAGGTACTCCATAGAGAGCCACTAAGTATTCAGGAAAAAAGGTATTCTCAGTGGTATACAGGAATTAAAAGGAAGTCTTAAAAAATTCAGCGTGAATTTACCTGGGCTAGTGAGTGACATTGACTGGGAGGTCTGAGACACCAACTTTGtaaattggtttgttttttgttggcACTTACAAGGCGCTGCTGGTCACAGATGAATGGCTAGCATCGGGCCCAGACAGTGTTTTCACATTGAGCCATGTTTTAGCAGACTGGTGAATCAGGCTGAGGGATAAAATGGTCATGTGGGTAACCACATCGATAAGCTGAAACTAGTCAAATCATGAAGAAATCAGTAGTGTTACATTTATGAGTGATTCTCTCTAAAAGATGTCCATTCTCTACTTTCAGGGAAGCTTGGTAAAACATCTTTCCTTGGTGAAAATAGCTTCTTTTtactttccctttgaggacttaatgtttaaaatacttttggcacatttctctccttctaattcatcttgtttttcttccacctcttcctattttttcttctttctcctgttttttctttgtttcttttcccttctgctcctcttcctccttcctcaagTAGAAAATGATTACAAGGATCTGTGATAAATTAATGTTCCCATTGGGgatttaaaatgtaacatttccAAATGCCCCCAAGAAAATTAAGCTAAGGTAAGTTTGACATGAAGGACCCTGAGCATCACATCTGCTTTTCTAAATAGAAGAAAGGCCAGAGATACCTCAAGAAAGAGCTGAAGAACATAGCACCATAGTACTCCTGTGTTGCTTTAAACCAGGAAGATCTCTGTTTAAACTAAAACAGTTAAATGCTTACCATCATCTAGAAACGGATCAATCATAAGAGCATAATTGGTTATAGCAACAGAGGCTGTCTTAATAGACCATTGCCAAGTGGTtagaaaatgacaacaacaaaaacagcaaaaaatgaCTAAGATTTATTGTTAAGAAATAGCAGCCCCTTAGTTAATATCTCTGAGGTAAGTCAATTGGACTGTATCTTTTCCTTTGTAATTGTTGATGGACCATTGCCTTGATGAGGTTTCTCTGTGCTTGCATGCATTTAGTTCACTGAGATCCTTCACCAAAAATGCCCTGGTTAAAGTCATTCCTCCACTTACCCTAAGGATGCTGTTGAAAATGGGACTACATCCTGCAGTGTCTTGTATATGAAATctcatgtgaaaaaaattttttcttcctgctgagTGCTTAGAAAGACTTGGCTTCTTTTAAAGAgctatttttaggtattttat from Phyllostomus discolor isolate MPI-MPIP mPhyDis1 chromosome 1, mPhyDis1.pri.v3, whole genome shotgun sequence encodes:
- the LOC114492481 gene encoding mortality factor 4-like protein 2 produces the protein MSSRKQGSQTRGQQPTEEDNFKKPTRSNMQRSKMRGASSGKKTAGPQQKNLEPALPGRWGGRSADNPPSGSVRKTRKNKQKTPGNGDGGSTSEAPQPPRKKRARADPTVESEETFKNRMEVKVKIPEELKPWLVEDWDLVTRQKQLFQLPAKKNVDAILEEYASCKRSQGNVDNKEYAVNEVVAGIKEYFNVMLGTQLLYKFERPQYAEILLAYPDAPMSQVYGAPHLLRLFVRTGAMLAYTPLDEKSLALLLGYLHDFLKYLAKNAASLFTASDYKVASAEYHHKAL